CGCGCAGGCGCGTCAGTTCCAGTTCCTGCTCCAGCACTTCGCGCTGCGCCTGCGTGAGCAGCAAATTGGCCGCGTCGTGCTTGCGGAACACTTCAAAGAACAGCGAGGACGACGCTTGCAGCTGGCGCGCGCTTTTCGGCTGGCCTGGATAGCCCTGGAACACGAGGCCGGCGATGCGGGCGATTTCGCGGAAACGCCGCTGCGACAGTTCCGTCGCGTTCAGGCTGGCCAGCACGTCTTCGAGCAAGTTGTCCGTTCTGAACAGGGGAAGATCGGCACCGCTGGCGGCCGTCAGCAGCGGCGCAAAATCGATATCGTCCGCGCCCAGCAGTTCAAAGCCGTAATCGTTGACGGCGATCGACAAGGTGGCCGGCTGCACGCGCGCGATGCGATAGGCCAGCAGGGATGCCAGGCCCAGGTGCACGGAGCGGCCCGCAAACGGATACACGAACAGGTGATGGCCCTCGCGGCTGGACAAGGTTTCCAGCAGCAGGCTGGCGCGCGTGGGCAGGCTGGACCATTTCTGCTGGATGGCCAGCAGGGGCGCCAGCGCGCGCATTTCCGGCCCGCTGGCACGGCCCTCCTGCGCCAGCTGCAGCTGGTCCAGCACGGCATGCGCCAGCTCCGACGACAGCGGCATCTTGCCGCCCTGCCAGCGCGGCACGGCACCGCGGCTGCCCGTGGCGCGCCGCACGTAGGCCGTCATCTCATGCACGCGCACGAATTCCAGGATACGCCCGCCAAACAGAAAATGGTCGCCCTGCTTCAGGCGCGCGATGAACGATTCCTCGATGCTGCCGATGCGCGCCCCGCCGAGGAATTTGACCTGGATCGCCGCTTCCGAGACGATGGTGCCGATGCTCATGCGGTGGCGCCGTGCCAGCGCCAGGTCCGGCACGCGGTAGACGCCTGCATCGTCCGGCAGCACTCTGCGGTATTCCGGGTACACGGTCAGGCTTTGCCCGCCGCGCGCGACGAAGTCGAGCGCCCATTGCCACTCGTCCGGCGTCAGGTGGCGATACGACCAGGCCGCGCGCACTTCCGCGTACAGGGCCGGCGAGTCGAAACCGCCGCCCAGCGCGATCGTCACCAGGTGCTGCACCAGCACGTCGAGCGGCTTGTCCGGCACGGGCCGCGCTTCTAGGTGGCCCTGCGCCAGGGCAGCGCGGGCGGCGGCCGCTTCCAGCAATTCCAGGCTGTTGGTGGGCACCAGGGTGACGCGCGAAATGCGCCCCGGCGCGTGGCCGCTGCGCCCCGCCCGCTGCACCAGGCGCGCGATGCCTTTCGCGCTGCCCACCTGCAGCACCCGTTCGACGGGCAGGAAATCGACGCCCAGGTCCAGGCTGGACGTGCACACGACGGCTTTCAGCTCGCCCGTCTTCAGGTGCTGCTCGACCCACTCGCGCACTTCGCGGTCCAGCGAACCGTGGTGCAGGGCGATCAGGCCGGCCCAGTCGGGGCGCGCATCGAGCAAGTGCTGGTACCACAGCTCGGCCTGCGAACGCGTGTTGGTGAACACCAGGGTGGTGGCGCTGCCCTCGATCTCGGCGATCAGCGGCTGCAGCATCTGGATGCCCAGGTGGCCGCCCCAGGGAAAGCGCGTGGGATTGACGGGAATCAGACTGTCGACAAGGATGCGCTTTTTGACTTTACCTTCGACCAGCACGCCATCGCTTTGTTCTCCCAGCAAGACGTCCTGCGCCTGCCGCAGATTGCCCAGGGTAGCCGACAAGCCCCACGTCATCAAGGTTGCATTCCAGCGGCGCAAACGGGCCAGCGCCAGCTGCACCTGCACGCCGCGCTTGCTGCCCATCAATTCATGCCACTCGTCGACGATCACCGTTTCCAGCAGGCTGAAGCGTTCCTGCGCGTCCGCCTGGCTCAGCATCAGGGACAGGCTTTCCGGCGTCGTGACGAGCACCTCGGGCCACGCTTTCGCCTGCCGCGCCCGCTGCGCGGCGCTCGTATCGCCCGTGCGCGCCTCGATGCGCCAGCCGGGCGCCAGCGTTTCGCCGGACGCCTGCAGCGCGCGCACGGTGTCGGCCGCCAGCGCCCGCATGGGCGTGATCCACAGCACGCGCATGCCCTGCTTCCTGCCCTTGCGTTGTAGCCGCTCGGCGCGCAGCAAGGCGCCGAACCACACGGCATACGTCTTGCCGGACCCTGTACTCGCATGCAGCAAGCCGGACTGGCCCTGCGCGCCAGCGCGCCAGACGGCGCGCTGGAAAGGAAAGATCGTCCAGCCGCGCCCCGTGAACCACGCATCGATGCGCTGCGCCAGCGCGCTTTTACTCATCGCCTGCTCATGCGGCGCCCGCCAGCATGGCCTTCAGCGTGGCCAGGGTGTCGGCGTCGGCAACTGTCTTGTCTTCGCGGCGGCGCAGGATGCGGGGGAAGCGCACGGCGATGCCCGCCTTGTGGCGGCTGGACGCAGCGATGCCCTCGAAACCGATCTCGAACACCATCGTCGGCTGCACGCTGCGCACGGGGCCGAATTTTTCTATCGTCGTCTTGCGGATGGCCGCGTCGACTTGCGCGATCTCCGCATCGGTCAAGCCCGAATACGCCTTGGCGAACGGCACCAGCTTACGCTCCCCCTGCCCGCCCTCCTCCACGTCATCCCACACGGCAAACGTATAATCCGTGTACAGCGACGCGCGGCGGCCGTGGCCCGCCTGGGCGTAGATCAGCACGGCGTCGATGGCATACGGATCGATCTTCCATTTCCACCACGTGCCCACGTCTTTCGTGCGGCCCACGCCATACGCGGCCGACACGGCCTTGAGCATCAGGCCTTCCACGCCGCGCGCGCGCGATTCCTCGCGGATGATGGCCAATGCCTCCCAGCTAGCCGCGTCAACACGCGGCGACAGGCGCAACGCGGGAGAGTGCACGCCGGCCACCACGCTTTCCAGCAGCGCGCGCCGTTCCAGCTGGGGCAGCTGGCGCACGTCCACGCCATCGAGTTCCAGCACATCGTAAGCCACCAGCACGGCGGGCAGCTCGGCCAGCAGCTTGGGCGAGACCGTCTTGCGGCCCATCCGTTGCTGCAAATCGGCAAATGGCGCCGGCACGTCGCCCGGCTGCCAGATGAGGATTTCGCCATCGAGCACGGTACCCTCGGGCAAGGCCAGCTGCGCCAGTTCCGGAAAGCGCTCCGTGATCAATTCCTCGCCGCGCGACCACAGCCAGTTCACGCCATCGCGGCGCAGCAGCTGGGCGCGCATGCCGTCGTATTTCCACTCGGCCAGCCAGCCGCCGATGTCGCCCAGGCTTTCCGGCCCCGCCTGCAGGGGATGCGCGAGGAAAAACGGATACGGCTGGCCGCCGCGCAGCGCATGTTCGCCGTCCGACTGCGCGGCGATCAGCTTCAAGAATCCAGCGCCCGTGGGGTTGACCTTGCCATCGGTCCAGCCCATCAGGCGCTGGGCGATCAGCTTGCTGTCGACGGCGGCGATGGACGCCAGCGCGCGCGTCACCAGCAGTTTTGAGACGCCCACGCGAAAGCCGCCGCCGATCAGCTTGATCAACAGAAAACGTTCGCGCGTTTCCAGCTCGTCCCAGTACCCCAGCAGGGCGGCGCGGATGGCGTCCGGCGCCGCGCCGCGCAACGGTGCGATGCGCTGCTCGACCCACTCGGCCAGGCCGACGTCGCTGCGTTTGGCGGGCGCGGGCAGGATCAGGGCGATGGTTTCGGCCAGGTCGCCCACGGCGTGATAGGCCTCGTCGAACAGCCAGGCATCGAGGCCCGCCCGTTCGGTCGCGTATTCGCGCAGCAATTTGGTGGGCACGGCCTGACGCGGCTTGCCGCCGGCCAGGAAATACACGGCCCAGGCCGCGTTCTCGGGCGAGGCGCCGCGAAAATAGGCTTGCAGCGCCGCCAGCTTGCGGCTGGTGGAGGTCGTCTCGTCGAGTTCCGCGTACAGCCGGGCAAAGTCACGCATGGCTGACGTCCTCCGCCGCCGCGGCCGCATCGGGCGCACCGTCATCGGCCTCGTCATCGCCGTATTCCGTCTCGAAGCCGCCCGCCTGCCAGCCGTTCTGCTGCAGCCAGCGCACCATGACGGGAATCGAGCCATGCGTGACGATGATGCGTTCGGCCTGCGTGGCCGTGATCGCTTGCATCAGGCCGGGCCAGTCGGCATGGTCGGACAGCACGAAACCCCGGTCCACGCCGCGCCGCCGGCGCGCCCCGCGCAGCAGCATCCAGCCGCTGGCAAACGCATCGCTGTAGTCGCCGAAGCGCTTCATCCACGGCGAGCCGGCGGCCGATGGGGGCGCGATCACCAGCGCCGTTTTCAATGCAGCCTTGTCCGTCACCTCGCCCACCATCACGGTGGCGGGCAAGGCCACGCCCGACTCGCGGTAGACCTGCGTCAGGGCTTGCGCCGCGCCATGGCAGATGATGGGGCCGATGCTGGCATCGAGGCCCGCCAGGATGCGCTGCGCCTTGCCGAAGGCATAGCAGAACAGCACGCTGGTGCGCCCTTCGGCCGCATTCCTGCGCCACCACTGGTTGATGTCGTCGTAGATTTCCTGCGGCGCCTGCCAGCGGTAAATGGGCAGGCCGAAGGTCGATTCCGTGATGAAGGTGTCGCAGCGCACGGGTTCGAACGGCAGGCAGGTGGGATCGGGCTGCAGCTTGTAGTCGCCCGACGCCACCCACACTTCGCCGCCATATTCCATGCGCACCTGTGCCGAACCGAGCACGTGGCCGGCCGGATGCAGCGACACCTGCACGCCGTGGTGTTCGATGGTCTCGCCATACGCGAGGCCCTGGATGGACACGGGGCCCAGGCGCGCGCGCAGCACTTGCTCGCCTGGCGCGGCGCACAGGTAATGCCGGTGCCCGACCCGCGCATGGTCGGCGTGCGCATGTGTGATGATGGCGCGCTCGACGGGGCGCCACGGGTCGATGTAGAACTGACCCGGCACACAGTACAAACCTTCCTTGCGCACCACTACCATGTCTGCCATGCCCTGCTCCCTGCGTTATCACGCGTTGGAATGGGCTGATTCTAGCGCTCTTGCGCCAGATCATCTGTCAGACAGCGCACACTGGGTTCACGCCGGTGCGACAAACTCGGCCATGAAGGTGCGCGTGGTGTTTTCCGGAAAGGCAATCGTGACCTGGTCGCCCGCCACCGACAGTACGGTGCCGATCTGGTAGCGGGGCACGCGCACGCGGCTGCCGACGGCGATCTGCGGCGCTGGCGGCGGCGATGGCGCTTGGGACGGGACCGGGGGCAACTCGTCGAGGGAAATGGGCGCGGCCAGCGCGGGCGGCGACAGGCAATTGTCACAGGTGCAGCAGCGCTGGAAATCGCCGGCATCGCCAAAATAATCGAGCAGCAGTTTCCAGCGGCACAAGCCGCTTTGCGCATAGGCCACCATCTGCTCGAGCGCCTGTTTGTCGCGCTCCTGCTTGTCGACGTAGATCTGCGCCAGCTGCGCATACGAGGGCGAGCTGGCCGAGGGCGCTTTCAGGCTGTAGCCCAGCTTGCGGTCCTGGCGCAGCAGCTTGCCGTCTTTCAACAGTTTCAGGCATACCTTCAGGTGGCCGTCGGAAAAATCGGGCAGGCTGGACGCCAGCGCAGCGAAAGTAAACGTGGCCGGCAATTCTTGCGCTGCCGCCACGATGGCGGCCAGTTCCTCGGCCGTCGGGTAATGCTTGGCCAGAAAAAATTGCTGGACCCGCTTGTCTTCCTGGAAGTACAGCAAGGTGCAGTCGGCGGGCAAGCCGTCGCGCCCTGCGCGGCCCGATTCCTGATAGTACGCTTCCAGGTTGGCCGGCACCTGCAAGTGAATGACGAAGCGCGTGTCGGGCTTGTCGATGCCCATGCCAAAGGCGTTGGTGGCCACCATGATGCGGCGCTCGCCATTCATGAACAAGTCCTGGTGGTGCTTGCGCTCGCGCGCCGCCAGCTTGCCGTGGTAGCAGGTGACGCTCTCGCCCAACGCTTCCAGCCGCGCCGCCAGGTCTTCGACGGCCTTGACGGTGGCCGCGTACACGATGCCCACGCCCGGCGTCTCGCGCAGCAGGCGCAGGACTTCATCCTGTTTTTCTCCCGCATTCGTGACCTGGATCACGCGGTAGCGCAAATTGGCGCGGTAGATGCCGGTATTGATGACGTTCAGCTTGCGCGCTTCGAGTTGCGTATCGATATCGGCCATTACTTCCCCGGTGGCCGTGGCGGTCAACGCCAGCACGGCCGGGCGGCCCAGCGCGCGCAGGGCGGCCGCGATGTCCAGGTAGGCGGGACGGAAGTCGTGGCCCCACTGGGAAATGCAATGGGCTTCATCGATGACGACCAGGCTTGGCGGCGCGCCGGCCAGCAGGGACAGGAAGGCGGTATTGGTAAGACGTTCCGGCGTGCAAAAGATGATGAGTCTGCCGCCCTGGGCGATGCGGGCGATGGCGTCGTCTTCCTCGGCGCGCGACAGGCTGCTGTTGAGCTGCACGGCCGTGATGCCCAGTTCGTGCAGCTTTTCCAGCTGGTCCTTCATCAGAGAAATCAACGGGGACACCACCACGGTGGCACCCGGCAACAGAGCGGCGGGCAGCTGGTAGCACAGCGACTTGCCGCTGCCCGTGGGCATGATGGCCAGGGTGTCGCGTCCGGCCAGCACGCTGTCGATGACGTCCTGCTGGCCGGCGCGCAGCCGCGCCACGCCAAATACGGAGCGCAGCAGACGCTGGATCTTGCGCTGGCGGGCGCTGCCCGCTTCGTTCACTGCAGAAATGGTAGTCGCCATCGTGGTCCGGTCCCTCACATGCCGGCGCCAATTGCCAGCTTGCCGCCACTTTACGGCCGGGTCTGGCGTACGACCATAGGACGGCTGCTACAGCCAGCGTAGGATTTCAGGAAGCGAACAGGATGGCCCAGAACAGCATCAGCAGCCCGGCAATCGACACGCACCACACGAGCGTGCGCACGACGGGCACGCCGAACGCGTACAGGGGCAAATACAGTACGCGCGCGGCCAAATACAGGGCGGCGCCGTACAAGGTCAGTGCGCTTTCCTGCGCCGTCACGTGGGCGATCAGCACGGCGGCGGCGAACAGGGGCAGGGTTTCGAACAGGTTTGCCTGGGCACGCCGCAAACGGCCCGTGATCTTGCCCACGGGCGGTCCGTCGCCGTCGCGCGCGCTCACGTTATAGGCCGTGCCCGTTTCGCGCGTGCGGAACAGCGCGGGCAGCAGGATTTGCACCAGCGCCAGCACCAGGGTACCGGCCAGCATCGTCAGTTCAGGGGTCATGCCTTACCTCTACGTGTGAGACGGGCGGGCCGAAGCGGCGCGTGCCCGTCAAGGTTGGTCGAGTGCCGCTTGCAACTCCATCAAATCATAGGGCTTGCGCAAGACACTGGCGGAAAAACCCAGCTCATCCATCGATTCCTTGCCATAGCCCGTGGAAAAGATGATGCGCATGGCCGGTTTATCGCGCAGCACCATGCGCGCCAGCGCGATGCCGGACATGCCGGGCAGGCTGACATCGGTAAACAGGATATCGAAGTCTTGCTCATTGAGCAATTTCCACGCCGCCTCGCCATCGGATACGCCGCTGACCGTATGGCCCAGCATGCCCACCAGTTCGCACACCATCAGCTGCGAATCGAGGTTGTCTTCCACCACAAGTATTTTCATCGATGTCGGCATGTCCCCCTGTGGTTCCGGAGCATGGCCCGTCAAGTCCAGTCCCGGCGTGTCACTTCCCAGCACGCTGGCAGCCGCGCTGCCGGTCGGCAGGATGCCGGCCACCGGCGCGCCGGACCGTTCAAACTGGCGCGCACGCATTTGCTGCTGGCGGTTGGCCAGCACATGGCGCAGCTTGCGCGCCAGCTCTTCGCGCCGGTACGGCTTGCTGAGCAATTCCACTCCCGCGTCGAGACGCCCCTCATGCACGATGACATCCTGCGCGTAGCCCGACGTAAACAAGACGGCGATATCGGGCTGCAACTCGCGCGCCTGGCGCGCCATCTCCGTGCTGCTGACGGGACCGGGCATGATGACGTCCGTAAACAGCAAGTCGATCTGCGCGCCGCTATGCAGCACGGCCAGCGCGCTTTCGCCATCCTCGGCCTTGAGTACCTTGTAGCCCAGCGCGCCCAGCATATCGACCACGGTGGTGCGCACGCCCACGTCGTCTTCCACTACCAGCACGGTTTCCGTGCCGCCCGTGACGACGCCGCTCAATTCCAGTTCCTCGTCCGCTTCGGCCATCAGGGAACGGGGCAAATAGATTTTGACTCCCGTGCCCACGCCAGGTTCACTGTAAATGCGGATATGGCCGCGGCTTTGCGTGACGAAGCCATACGCCATCGACAGGCCCAGGCCCGTGCCCGCGCCTTCCGGCTTGGTGGTGAAGAACGGCTCGAACGCGCGCTGCAGCACGGCGCCGCTCATGCCGCGGCCCGTGTCCGTCACCGACAGCATCACGTACTGGCCCGCCGGCACATCGACCAGATTGTGCACATACTGTTCGTCGAGCACGACGTTGCCCAGTTCGATCGTCAGCTTGCCCACGCCATCCATGGCGTCGCGCGCATTGATGGCCAGGTTGAGGATGACGTTCTCGATCTGGCTGCGGTCGACCAGAGTATTCCACAGCCCGCCGCCGCCCACCAGCACGATGTCGATCGCTTCGCCCAGCGCGCGCCGCAGCAGCGCATCCATGTTGCGCACCACGCGGGCCAGGTCGGCCACCACGGGTTTCAACGGTTGACGCCGCGCAAAGGCCAGCAGGTGCGACGACAATTTGGCGCCCCGCTCGACGGCGGCAATCGCCGTGTCCAGGCGCTGGCGCATGAGGCCATCCGTGCCCGCCAGATGCTGCAGCAAGTGCAAATTGCCGGAAATAATTTGCAGCACATTATTGAAATCGTGCGCGATGCCGCCCGTCAACTGGCCCACGGCTTCCATCTTTTGCGCCTGGCGCAACGCGTCTTCGGCCTTGGTGCGCTCACCGACTTCCTGTTCGACCCGGTGCTCGAGCGTTTCGTTCAATTCATGCAGCGCTTTTTCCACGCGGCGCCGGTCCGTGATGTCCGTCTTGACGGCGATCAGGGAACGCGTATGACCCTGCTCATCGACGAGGCGGCTGACATTGCTCGACACCCACACTTGCGTGCCGTCGGGCTTCAGGTAGCGCTTTTCCAGCGAAAACGACTCGCCCGTTTCCACCAGACGCTGGAACAGCACGTTGTTACCGGGCACGTCCGCCGGATGCATGATGTCGTTCATGTTCAAGCTCAGCAGTTCCTCGGCGGAACGCCCCAGCATGCAGCACAGGGCACCGTTGACCCTCTGGAAACTGCCATCGAGGCCCAGCTCGGACAAGCCCACCGAGGCCTGGCCGAAAATGGCCGCCATGCGCTCCTGGCTGGCGTTGAGTTCGTCCTCGATCTGGCGCCGCTCCGTCACGTCGAACGACACGCCAACGTAGCGGCGCTGGCCCGGCATGCGGCCGGCCACCACCTCGCCCTGGCGCGCGATCCAGCGTAGCGCGCCATCGGCGGGGCGGCGGATGCGGTACTCGACGTATTCGAGGGGATTGGGCGCGACGTCAAGCTTGCTCGGTCCGACCTTTTGCTGGTCGCGCGCATCAACCAGGCTCACCAGCAGGCGTTCCGTCACTTCCACCTCGTCGGCAATGCCCCACAGGCGGCGGAACGTGGGCGACACCACCATCGCGCCCGTCTCGGGGAACCATTCGAAGGTGCCGATGCCGCCCGCCTGCTGGGCCAGGCGCAGCCGCTCCTCGCCTTCCATCCGTTCGGTCACGTCGATGCCTTCGACGAGGATGCCCGTCACCACGCCCTCTTCATCCTTGATGGGCTGGTAGACGAAATCGATCTGGCGCTGGCCCGTCTGCCCGTCCGCCGCCTGCAAGTCCACCTTCACCTGGCGCCCCTCGTAAGGTTCGCCCGTGCGGTAGACCTGGTCGAGCAGCTCGATGAAACCTTGCTCCTTGACTTCAGGCAAGGCCGCTTCGACTGTCTTGCCCAGCACATCGCGGTGCCCCACCAGACGCAGATAATGCTCGTTCGCCAATTCGAACACGTGCTGCGGCCCGCGCAGCAGGGCCATGAAACTCGGCGCCTGCTGGAACAGGGCGCGCAGCAGCGCCCGCTCCTCGCCCAGGCGGCGGTTGGCCGCGCGCACGGCCTCGCTCTCGGCCTGCAAGGTGGTGTTGAGTTGACCCAGCTCGGCCGTGGCCAGCTTCAGCTTGCGCCCCTCCTCCATGCGCGCCGTCAATTCCAGCGCCGTGCACAGCACGCCGTCCACCTGGCCGCCGGCGCCATGCACGGGCGTGTAAAACAGGTCGAAACAGACGTCCGTACGCTGTCCGCCGCGCAACAGCGGCAAACAGCATTCGCGGTGCACCTGCGTCTCGCCGCGCAGTCCCGCTTCGAGGATGCGCGCGTTCCAGTCCCAGATTTCCGGCCAGATGCCCGGCACCGTGCCGCCAAGCGCCGCCGGATGGCGCTCGCCGGCGATCTGGATGTAGTCGTCGTTGTAAATCATGACGTGCTGCGGGCCCCACATCAGCACCATCGCCATCGGCGAATTGAGCACGATGTCGACGCTGGTGCGCAGATGGGCGGGCCAGCCATCGACGGCGCCCAGGCTGGTGGCGGACCAGTCGCGCTGGCGCACCAGTTCCCCCATGCTGCCGCCGCCGCGCGGCCAGGCTGGCGCGCTCATGTCGCCCGTCCCGCTTGCACGCACACCTGGCACTGGCGCGGAATGCGCACGGTCGCCAGCGTGCCCTGCGCGGCCGTCGAACTGAGCTCGAGCGTGCCGCCATGGGCCTTGACGAACATGTTTGCCGTGTACAGGCCCAGTCCCAGGCCCTGCCCCGTCCGGCGCTTCTCGCCCGCCTGCTGGAACGGTTCGAACAGGGTCGGCAGCAAGGTGGCGGGAATGACGCCACGATTGGCGATGCGCAATTCAATACTGCCGGCGTCCCGTCCGTCGAGGGCCAGTTGCACGGGCGCGCCCGGCTCGCCATGCGTGATGGCATTGTTTAACAGATTCGAGATGACTTGCGACAGCAGGCCCGCGTCGCATTGCCCATGCAGATTACCCACGCTGCTGACCTCGACCAGCGGCGCCTGACCGGCCGTCTCGCATTCCTCGACGATGGCGCGCGCCAGCGCCAGGTAATCGTGCATGCTGCCGCGCAATTCCATCGTGCCGGAACGGATGCGCGCCAGGTCCAGCAACTGGTCGACCATGCGCGCCATACGCTTGGCGCTGCTTTCGATGCGCTGCGCCGTGACGATCACCTTCGGGTGGTCGCTCATCATCGGCAACAGCATGGCGCCGTTCATCACCACCGACAAGGGCGTGCGCAAGTCGTGACCCAGCACGGCCGTGAACAGTTCATTCAGGTGCAGCGCGTGCTTGAGTTCGTCGAGTTGGGCCGACAATTCGCGTTTCTGCTGGTAGAGCTGGACCAGCACCGCCACCTTGCTTTGCAAGGCTTTCACGTCGATGGGCTTGTAGAGAAAGTCGACGGCGCCCGCCTCGTAGCCACGGAAACTGTAGCTCGGCTCGCGCGACGCGGCCGTGAGGAAAATCAGGGGGATGCTGCGGGTGCGCTCGCTGCCGCGTATCAGCTCGGCCAGCTCGAAACCATCCATCTGCGGCATTTGCACGTCGATCAGGGCCAGCGCCACTTCATGCGTCAACAGCAGTTCCAGCGCTTGCGCGCCCGAGCTGGCCTTCAGGATGACAATGCCGGGCCGCGCCAGCACGGCTTCGGCGGCGACCAGGTTTTGCGCGATGTCGTCAACGACGAGGATATGAATAGGGGCGGTCACGGAATCATCTTCAGGCATCGCAACGGCAAGACGCCATCGTGTTTCGATATGGACATAAACATTGTTTCAATTCTCACATATATTACACGCACTACACTATTCCCATTCACTTGTGTTCGCCATCGCCGAGCAATGCCAGGCTGGCGGCCATTTGCGGCAAATCGAGCACGCGGTCGGCGCCGGCCAGCTTGAGCGCGGCGGCCGGCATGATGCCACAACTGGCCCGCTGCGGGTCTTGCACCCAGGCGCTGCCGCCCAGCTGCCGCACGCGCGCCAGGCCCGCCGCGCCGTCGGCCGAGGCGCCCGTCAGGATGATGGCCAGCATGGCGCGCCGGTAGGCATACGCAGCCGTTTCCAGCAAGACATCGATCGATGGGCGCGAAAAATACACGGGCGCTTCCTGTGACAGGGAAAAACAGCCATCGGGCTCGACTTGCAGGTGGTAGTCGGGCGGCGCGAAATACACGACGCCGGGTTGCAGCGGTTCCTTGTCCTGCGCTTCGCGCAAGGGCAGCTGGCAACGTTCCGCGTACAACTGCGGCAACTGGCTCGAGCGGCCCGGCGCCAGGTGCAGCACCACCACCACGGCCGCGCGGCAGGTGGCGGGCAAGGCGCGCAGCACGATGCCCAGCGCTTCCACGCCGCCGGCCGAAGCGCCGATGGCGATCAGGCGCAGGCCGGCCGGCGGTGACGCGACGTCGGAGCTCGGCAGCATGTCAGGCACGCTGGAAGATGCGTTCGGCCGGGCTCAGCTCGTTAAAGCTGTCCGCATGGCGGCTGAAATGCAGGCTTTCCTTCATGCCCAGACCCAGGAAGCCCCGGTTCACCAGCGCTTCGTGGAACAGGCCCAGGCTGCGGTCCTGCAAATCTTTATTGAAATAAATCATCACGTTACGGCAGGAAACCATGTGCACCTCCGAAAACACGCTGTCCGTCGCCAGGCTGTGGTCGGCGAAAACGAACTGGCGCCGCAAGCGCCGGTCAAAGATGGCGCCCTTGTAGGCGGCCGTGTAATAGTCGGACAGCGAGCGCTTGCCGCCCGCCAGCTGATAATTCTCGCTGAACTGGGCGATGCGCTCGACCGGATAGATGCCCGCTTCCGCGGCGGCCAGCGCTTCCACATTGATGTCGGTCGCATAAATCATGCTGCGCTCGAGCAAGCCTTCCTCTTCCAGCAAGATGGCCAGCGACCACACCTCTTCGCCGCTGCTGCAGCCGGCTACCCAAATCTTGATCGAAGGATAGGTGTGCAGGATGGGCACGACTTTTTCGCGCAAGGCGCGGAAATACGCGGGATCGCGGAACATCTCGCTCACCTGCACCGTAAAAAATTGCAGCATCTGCGCGAACATGGCCGGCTCGTGCAAGATGCGGTCCTGCAATTGCGACAGGCTGGCGCAGCCGAAGCGCTCCATGGCCTGACGCATGCGCCGGCGCAGGGAGGCCACGGAATAATCGCGGAAATCGTGCTGATAGCGCAGCAATATTCCCTCAAGCAATAATTTCAGTTCTATA
This window of the Janthinobacterium agaricidamnosum genome carries:
- a CDS encoding ATP-dependent DNA ligase; this translates as MRDFARLYAELDETTSTSRKLAALQAYFRGASPENAAWAVYFLAGGKPRQAVPTKLLREYATERAGLDAWLFDEAYHAVGDLAETIALILPAPAKRSDVGLAEWVEQRIAPLRGAAPDAIRAALLGYWDELETRERFLLIKLIGGGFRVGVSKLLVTRALASIAAVDSKLIAQRLMGWTDGKVNPTGAGFLKLIAAQSDGEHALRGGQPYPFFLAHPLQAGPESLGDIGGWLAEWKYDGMRAQLLRRDGVNWLWSRGEELITERFPELAQLALPEGTVLDGEILIWQPGDVPAPFADLQQRMGRKTVSPKLLAELPAVLVAYDVLELDGVDVRQLPQLERRALLESVVAGVHSPALRLSPRVDAASWEALAIIREESRARGVEGLMLKAVSAAYGVGRTKDVGTWWKWKIDPYAIDAVLIYAQAGHGRRASLYTDYTFAVWDDVEEGGQGERKLVPFAKAYSGLTDAEIAQVDAAIRKTTIEKFGPVRSVQPTMVFEIGFEGIAASSRHKAGIAVRFPRILRRREDKTVADADTLATLKAMLAGAA
- a CDS encoding ligase-associated DNA damage response DEXH box helicase; this translates as MSKSALAQRIDAWFTGRGWTIFPFQRAVWRAGAQGQSGLLHASTGSGKTYAVWFGALLRAERLQRKGRKQGMRVLWITPMRALAADTVRALQASGETLAPGWRIEARTGDTSAAQRARQAKAWPEVLVTTPESLSLMLSQADAQERFSLLETVIVDEWHELMGSKRGVQVQLALARLRRWNATLMTWGLSATLGNLRQAQDVLLGEQSDGVLVEGKVKKRILVDSLIPVNPTRFPWGGHLGIQMLQPLIAEIEGSATTLVFTNTRSQAELWYQHLLDARPDWAGLIALHHGSLDREVREWVEQHLKTGELKAVVCTSSLDLGVDFLPVERVLQVGSAKGIARLVQRAGRSGHAPGRISRVTLVPTNSLELLEAAAARAALAQGHLEARPVPDKPLDVLVQHLVTIALGGGFDSPALYAEVRAAWSYRHLTPDEWQWALDFVARGGQSLTVYPEYRRVLPDDAGVYRVPDLALARRHRMSIGTIVSEAAIQVKFLGGARIGSIEESFIARLKQGDHFLFGGRILEFVRVHEMTAYVRRATGSRGAVPRWQGGKMPLSSELAHAVLDQLQLAQEGRASGPEMRALAPLLAIQQKWSSLPTRASLLLETLSSREGHHLFVYPFAGRSVHLGLASLLAYRIARVQPATLSIAVNDYGFELLGADDIDFAPLLTAASGADLPLFRTDNLLEDVLASLNATELSQRRFREIARIAGLVFQGYPGQPKSARQLQASSSLFFEVFRKHDAANLLLTQAQREVLEQELELTRLRATLRELHGRSICLQALERASPFAFGLMVERFREQLTTEKLSDRVARLVLALEKAAA
- a CDS encoding RecQ family ATP-dependent DNA helicase, which gives rise to MATTISAVNEAGSARQRKIQRLLRSVFGVARLRAGQQDVIDSVLAGRDTLAIMPTGSGKSLCYQLPAALLPGATVVVSPLISLMKDQLEKLHELGITAVQLNSSLSRAEEDDAIARIAQGGRLIIFCTPERLTNTAFLSLLAGAPPSLVVIDEAHCISQWGHDFRPAYLDIAAALRALGRPAVLALTATATGEVMADIDTQLEARKLNVINTGIYRANLRYRVIQVTNAGEKQDEVLRLLRETPGVGIVYAATVKAVEDLAARLEALGESVTCYHGKLAARERKHHQDLFMNGERRIMVATNAFGMGIDKPDTRFVIHLQVPANLEAYYQESGRAGRDGLPADCTLLYFQEDKRVQQFFLAKHYPTAEELAAIVAAAQELPATFTFAALASSLPDFSDGHLKVCLKLLKDGKLLRQDRKLGYSLKAPSASSPSYAQLAQIYVDKQERDKQALEQMVAYAQSGLCRWKLLLDYFGDAGDFQRCCTCDNCLSPPALAAPISLDELPPVPSQAPSPPPAPQIAVGSRVRVPRYQIGTVLSVAGDQVTIAFPENTTRTFMAEFVAPA
- a CDS encoding ligase-associated DNA damage response exonuclease, yielding MADMVVVRKEGLYCVPGQFYIDPWRPVERAIITHAHADHARVGHRHYLCAAPGEQVLRARLGPVSIQGLAYGETIEHHGVQVSLHPAGHVLGSAQVRMEYGGEVWVASGDYKLQPDPTCLPFEPVRCDTFITESTFGLPIYRWQAPQEIYDDINQWWRRNAAEGRTSVLFCYAFGKAQRILAGLDASIGPIICHGAAQALTQVYRESGVALPATVMVGEVTDKAALKTALVIAPPSAAGSPWMKRFGDYSDAFASGWMLLRGARRRRGVDRGFVLSDHADWPGLMQAITATQAERIIVTHGSIPVMVRWLQQNGWQAGGFETEYGDDEADDGAPDAAAAAEDVSHA
- a CDS encoding MAPEG family protein; the protein is MTPELTMLAGTLVLALVQILLPALFRTRETGTAYNVSARDGDGPPVGKITGRLRRAQANLFETLPLFAAAVLIAHVTAQESALTLYGAALYLAARVLYLPLYAFGVPVVRTLVWCVSIAGLLMLFWAILFAS